A genomic stretch from Niallia sp. XMNu-256 includes:
- a CDS encoding RiPP maturation radical SAM C-methyltransferase has translation MKVCLVNMPFGNLYHPSIGISLLQSGLNKAGIECDTYNLNLLFGSIISPEKYNFLLESISTGGIKLAGEWIFSSSLFNVDNVDEYNKYLKSKINHSRLDFGNIMNEILSIREQVEPFIDKCLSIVPWDNYDIIGFTTVFEQNVSSLSLAKRIKDQFPNKFIIFGGANCEGEMGIGLLKNFLFIDAVCVGEGDHSFIELVKNMNCYPKSVPKIKGIVYQDCYNNVVKHIENISQSNIVQDMDSLPYPNYDDYFAQFVHYGIANSNIEPRILFESSRGCWWGAKSHCVFCGLNGLNMNYRSKSGTRALDELVYLKEKYSLYTNKVSAVDNIIDMKYFKEFLPTIRDLQLDLDMFYETKANLTQEQVKLFKDAGFKYIQPGIESLITDVLQLMKKGVSMLQNIQLLKWSKEYNVTPLWNFLYGFPGENPEGYLECIPIIKTLTHLKPPMICSPVRLVRFSPYFNNPSNYGISNIKPFESYQYVYLEQNNSDLMNIAYYFDFSYDSSYDIYINDLKKEIESWKNSHDSSEFFTVSKDKHLIVVDLRPFQQKKRIYTISGSKKIIYEYCQSIRKFSSILQLCNSYNISSDEVVEVLDYFLKSNTMLKEGDRYLSLAIPLGEYSPGIKGLQSLLNQIV, from the coding sequence ATGAAAGTCTGTTTAGTAAATATGCCTTTCGGAAATCTATATCATCCTTCTATTGGGATTTCGCTGCTACAGTCTGGCTTAAACAAAGCAGGCATTGAATGTGATACTTACAACCTAAACCTACTATTTGGATCAATAATTAGTCCTGAAAAATATAACTTTTTACTTGAGAGTATCTCAACAGGAGGAATTAAACTTGCTGGGGAATGGATTTTTTCATCTTCTTTGTTCAACGTAGATAATGTTGATGAATACAATAAGTACCTAAAGTCCAAAATTAATCATTCAAGATTAGATTTTGGCAATATTATGAATGAAATCTTGTCAATTAGAGAGCAGGTAGAGCCTTTTATAGATAAATGTTTAAGTATCGTTCCATGGGATAACTACGACATCATTGGTTTTACAACAGTATTTGAACAAAATGTATCGTCATTGAGTTTGGCAAAACGAATAAAAGATCAATTTCCTAATAAGTTCATTATTTTTGGTGGTGCAAATTGCGAAGGAGAAATGGGTATAGGGTTATTAAAAAACTTTCTTTTCATCGATGCTGTTTGTGTGGGTGAAGGGGATCATTCTTTTATTGAGCTTGTTAAAAATATGAATTGCTATCCCAAATCTGTCCCCAAAATTAAAGGTATTGTATACCAAGATTGTTATAACAACGTAGTAAAGCATATAGAAAATATAAGTCAATCCAACATAGTTCAGGATATGGATAGCCTTCCATATCCTAATTATGATGATTATTTTGCTCAATTTGTTCACTATGGTATCGCTAATAGCAATATTGAACCAAGAATATTATTTGAATCTTCTAGAGGATGTTGGTGGGGAGCAAAATCACATTGTGTCTTCTGTGGATTAAACGGTCTTAATATGAATTATCGTAGTAAATCAGGAACAAGAGCTTTGGATGAATTAGTTTATCTAAAGGAAAAATATTCACTCTATACTAATAAGGTATCAGCAGTTGATAACATTATTGACATGAAATATTTCAAAGAGTTTTTACCAACAATACGCGATCTACAACTTGACCTCGATATGTTTTATGAAACTAAAGCTAATTTGACACAGGAACAGGTTAAACTTTTTAAAGACGCGGGTTTTAAATATATTCAACCAGGTATCGAGAGCTTAATAACCGATGTATTGCAATTAATGAAAAAAGGGGTGAGCATGCTTCAAAATATACAATTATTAAAATGGTCGAAGGAATATAATGTGACTCCCCTGTGGAATTTTTTATATGGTTTTCCTGGCGAAAATCCTGAGGGTTATCTTGAATGCATACCGATAATAAAAACTCTAACCCACTTAAAACCACCGATGATTTGTTCGCCAGTCCGATTAGTCCGATTTAGTCCCTACTTTAACAATCCATCTAATTACGGAATTTCCAACATAAAGCCTTTCGAAAGTTACCAATACGTATATCTGGAGCAGAACAATTCTGATTTAATGAATATCGCCTATTACTTTGATTTTAGTTATGATTCCAGCTACGACATTTATATAAATGACTTAAAAAAGGAAATTGAATCGTGGAAGAATTCACACGATTCAAGTGAGTTTTTCACGGTATCAAAAGATAAACATCTTATTGTTGTAGATCTTCGACCCTTTCAACAAAAGAAACGAATCTATACAATAAGTGGATCAAAAAAAATTATATATGAATATTGTCAGAGTATTCGTAAGTTTAGCTCCATTTTGCAACTTTGTAACTCGTACAATATTTCTTCAGATGAGGTAGTTGAGGTATTAGATTATTTCTTAAAAAGTAACACGATGTTAAAAGAAGGTGATAGGTACCTTAGTTTGGCAATCCCATTGGGAGAATACTCGCCTGGAATAAAGGGGCTACAGTCTCTTTTAAATCAAATCGTATAA